A portion of the Streptomyces sp. YPW6 genome contains these proteins:
- a CDS encoding alanine--glyoxylate aminotransferase family protein, with protein MTHPFLDLPPLTAGHFAAIERRVARLLATEQDVVITQGEALLPLEGCIRSGARPGSTALNVVTGPYGQTFGNWLRDCGAQVVDLAVPFHTAVTAAQVAEALAEHPEIDFVSLVHAEAATGNTNPVAEIGEVVRAHGALFMLDAVASVGAEPLLPDAWGVDLCVIGAQKAMGGPAGVSAVSVSARAWERIAANPAAPRRSYLSLLDWKERWIDGGRTALPHAPAQLEMLGLEACVARIEDEGPETVMARHASAAAATRAGAVALGGGLEPYVHRARDAAPVATTLRVPAGTDAAALVAAALAADPALPLVAGGGALSKEMIRVNHYGADATRGAVLSSLAALGAALTDAGLRVDIEAARRTVSETWPAH; from the coding sequence GTGACGCACCCCTTCCTCGATCTGCCCCCGCTCACCGCCGGCCACTTCGCGGCGATCGAGCGGCGCGTGGCCCGGCTCCTCGCGACGGAGCAGGACGTCGTCATCACCCAGGGCGAGGCGCTGCTGCCGCTGGAGGGCTGCATCCGCAGCGGCGCGCGGCCCGGCTCGACCGCGCTGAACGTGGTCACGGGCCCGTACGGGCAGACCTTCGGCAACTGGCTGCGGGACTGCGGCGCCCAGGTCGTCGACCTCGCGGTGCCGTTCCACACGGCGGTGACCGCCGCCCAGGTCGCCGAGGCGCTCGCCGAGCACCCGGAGATCGACTTCGTCTCGCTGGTGCACGCGGAGGCGGCGACCGGCAACACCAACCCGGTCGCGGAGATCGGCGAGGTGGTCCGGGCCCACGGCGCGCTGTTCATGCTGGACGCGGTCGCCTCGGTGGGCGCCGAGCCGCTGCTGCCGGACGCCTGGGGCGTCGACCTGTGCGTGATCGGCGCGCAGAAGGCCATGGGCGGACCCGCCGGGGTCTCCGCGGTGTCGGTGAGCGCGCGGGCCTGGGAGCGGATCGCCGCCAACCCGGCCGCCCCGCGCCGCTCCTACCTGTCGCTGCTGGACTGGAAGGAGCGCTGGATCGACGGCGGCCGCACGGCTCTGCCGCACGCCCCCGCGCAGCTGGAGATGCTGGGCCTGGAGGCATGTGTCGCCCGGATCGAGGACGAGGGACCGGAGACGGTGATGGCCCGCCACGCCTCGGCCGCCGCGGCGACCCGGGCGGGAGCGGTCGCCCTGGGCGGCGGGCTGGAGCCGTACGTCCACCGGGCGCGGGACGCGGCCCCGGTGGCGACGACGCTGCGCGTCCCGGCGGGGACGGACGCGGCAGCCCTGGTCGCGGCGGCGCTGGCGGCGGACCCCGCGCTGCCGCTGGTCGCGGGCGGCGGGGCGCTCTCCAAGGAGATGATCCGGGTCAACCATTACGGGGCGGATGCGACGCGGGGCGCGGTGCTGTCCTCGCTCGCGGCTCTGGGGGCGGCGCTGACCGATGCGGGCCTGCGGGTCGATATCGAGGCTGCCCGCCGGACCGTTTCGGAAACCTGGCCGGCCCACTGA